One window of the Microplitis demolitor isolate Queensland-Clemson2020A chromosome 10, iyMicDemo2.1a, whole genome shotgun sequence genome contains the following:
- the LOC128668776 gene encoding putative ankyrin repeat protein RF_0381 translates to MSSITKGHLMSAIFESDTKKFKKLLKSSKVLQLSILRGEYNILKMAVRRKRVKAAELLAKNCIKIRHKKLDRSSNTLLHDAVRLGQLKVVKILVSKGADVNVSIRNGMTPLHIATKHGYLKIMDYLLRNGADVNARCPGPYYVGFTPLHFACESRNLKYAKLLLKHKASVNPTNNDIHPIHISVGSLHLKMTQLLLDYGASMAVNKRFHLDHFQIKGFIMGFNARGYTRVEEATIRYGEDDLTLLHHAVTRYSIPMVKLLLAYGADVNILSNIGSSPLSDAVVDHNIQMVKFLLKNGALVNYDFDDCKKIVIRKVIKNQDGINIYYCKSQYSLKDKKLEIIKLLIDAGASSKVSDNDYSLLFYFILFGYREIVNYLLYHTDFNFFYIDNYPVFLALFNEDLIDQTPEIANDTEYITKRKLECKELFYDLIADRYSKYSIGFPKETEISYQILTESPFNLKITKEEHEDRIEQIKKKFQGIVHDLKREKIGDSYITFYHILTANSYQLIRFGLNEDFRALRIDDYKEKYFIYFNILKNRIQYAVNNGLSLEIHNKFVYSLFKNVLPYDCCEKIVTYLDYIKLKAKSDVFK, encoded by the coding sequence ATGTCGTCGATTACAAAAGGTCACTTGATGTctgcaatttttgaaagtgatactaaaaagtttaaaaaattattgaaatcaaGTAAAGTGTTACAACTTTCTATTCTGCGCGGTGAATATAATATTCTCAAAATGGCAGTGAGGCGCAAACGTGTAAAGGCGGCTGAGTTATTGGCTAAAAATTGCATTAAAATAAGACATAAAAAATTGGATCGTTCTTCGAACACCCTGCTTCACGATGCTGTTCGATTGGGACAGCTTAAAGTTGTTAAAATACTTGTGAGTAAAGGTGCTGATGTAAATGTAAGCATTAGAAATGGGATGACTCCTCTTCACATTGCAACTAAACATGGATATCTCAAGATTATGGATTATCTTCTACGTAATGGTGCAGATGTGAATGCAAGATGTCCAGGACCTTATTATGTTGGATTTACGCCCCTACACTTCGCTTGCGAATCGAGAAATCTTAAATATGcgaaattattactaaaacaTAAGGCTTCTGTTAATCCAACAAACAATGATATTCATCCGATTCATATTTCGGTTGGTTCtcttcatttaaaaatgactcaaTTGTTATTGGACTATGGCGCAAGTATGGCTGTTAACAAACGATTTCATTTGGATCATTTTCAAATCAAAGGTTTTATAATGGGCTTCAATGCTCGAGGATATACGAGGGTAGAAGAAGCTACAATACGATACGGGGAAGACGATTTAACTTTATTACACCACGCAGTTACTCGTTATTCTATACCTatggtaaaattattattggcaTATGGAGCagatgtaaatattttaagcaaTATTGGTTCATCTCCATTGTCAGATGCTGTAGTAGACCATAATATTCAAATGGTTAAGTTCTTATTAAAAAACGGAGCTCTTGTAAACTACGATTTTGATGACTGTAAAAAGATAGTAATaagaaaagttattaaaaaccaagacggtataaatatatattattgtaaatcaCAGTatagtttaaaagataaaaaattagaaatcataaaattactaattgatGCAGGAGCTAGCAGCAAGGTATCAGATAATGACTATAGTCTTctcttttactttattttgttCGGGTATAGAGAAATAGTTAACTATCTTCTGTATCACACCGATTtcaatttcttttatataGATAACTATCCAGTCTTTCTTGCTCTTTTTAATGAAGATCTTATCGATCAAACTCCAGAGATTGCCAATGACACAGAATATATCACAAAGCGCAAGCTCGAATGTAAAGAACTTTTTTACGACTTGATAGCAGATAGATATTCGAAATATTCTATAGGTTTCCCGAAAGAAACCGAGATAAGTTATCAAATCTTGACTGAAAGTCCATTTAATCTTAAAATCACAAAAGAAGAACATGAGGATAGaattgaacaaataaaaaaaaaatttcaaggaaTTGTGCATGATTTAAAACGTGAAAAAATTGGTGATAgttatattactttttatcatattcTTACTGCAAATTCGTACCAATTAATAAGGTTTGGATTAAATGAAGATTTTAGAGCGTTACGTATAGATgattacaaagaaaaatattttatatacttcaatattctaaaaaatagGATACAATATGCGGTTAACAATGGCTTATCACTGGAAATACATAATAAGTttgtttattctttatttaaaaatgtactaCCATATGACTGTTGCGAAAAAATTGTTACATATTTggattatattaaattaaaagctaAATCTGatgtttttaagtaa
- the LOC103580276 gene encoding RING finger protein 37, producing MLINLCNNYLNTKVKCDKPSCDDYDVDNLLAVNDKGFLVYSCIKPPINIDFNFVNNIKLNHIIIWPAIGEQKSTGFKLTVNSRINCPNQLAVGFLNPSDSGIIFCCNYVDVNELKNTYSNFSIKYISSYSHKFVTCMDNLKLTIIKTQKSVAAVKRIEIWGHVSPGTKIHDLWINYSNNCRKNISLQVNHCVIEKAEEAQSSKKNSLEIPEEFMDPITCSLMIQPIILPCGKIIDYSTLENYGKNEALWGRQLSDPFTGVRLSNDFRPIYAQALKCRIDKFITDNHYHSEFNNVPRLLGPHRQSSTDVDLKSISGDASDRLETPKINLLPKNNDLQVKNIKSSHRIPIIANYSKASYFVSKARVRRPNKLKGLANNSSLINKDLNSVENTESSESVLSLDDNLRDSLKSLFSNLKNFDQVKDTTNPGDNLVCECCRNNNIKDNCRYKLPCGHIICRSALLSSKNDNLFSCNGCNVSCKTNDIVKVHLS from the exons atgctaattaatttgtgtaataattatttaaatactaaagTAAAGTGTGATAAGCCAAGCTGTGATGATTATGACGTTGATAATTTACTAGCTGTCAATGACAAAGGTTTTTTGGTTTACTCATGTATAAAACCACCAATAaacattgattttaattttgtaaacaatataaaattaaatcacataattatttgGCCAGCAATTGGTGAGCAAAAGTCTACTGGTTTCAAATTGACAGTGAATTCTAGAATTAATTGTCCAAACCAACTGGCTGTTGGGTTCCTGAACCCCAGTGACAgtggaataatattttgctgTAATTACGTTGatgtaaatgaattaaaaaatacttatagtaatttttctataaaatatatcagcAGTTATAGTCATAAATTTGTAACTTGTATggataatttgaaattgacAATTATAAAGACTCAAAAATCTGTGGCTGCTgtaaaaagaattgaaatatgGGGTCATGTAAGTCCTGGTACTAAAATACATGATCTGTGgattaattacagtaataattgtcgaaaaaatatttcactgcAAGTAAATCATTGTGTTATTGAGAAAGCAGAGGAAGCACAGTC gagcaaaaaaaattcactagaAATACCAGAAGAATTTATGGATCCTATAACCTGCAGCTTGATGATCCAGCCGATAATTTTGCCATGTGGAAAAATAATCGACTATAGTACTTTagaaaattatggaaaaaatgAAGCACTCTGGGGACGACAACTGAGTGATCCATTTACTGGAGTACGTCTCAGTAATGACTTCCGTCCGATTTACGCTCAAGCGTTAAAATGTcggattgataaatttattaccgaTAATCATTATCACAGCGAATTCAATAATGTTCCTCGTCTTCTGGGTCCTCATAGACAATCTAGTACTGATGTAGATCTGAAAAGCATCTCCGGTGATGCCAGTGATCGACTGGAAACACCTAAAATCAATTTGCTGCCTAAAAATAATGACCtgcaagtaaaaaatataaaatccagCCACCGGATCCCTATAATTGCTAATTACTCGAAGGCAAGTTATTTTGTGTCAAAAGCAAGAGTTAGGAgaccaaataaattaaaagggTTAGCTAACAACtctagtttaattaataaggaCCTTAATTCAGTGGAAAATACAGAATCAAGTGAATCGGTGTTGAGTCTTGATGACAACTTGAGGGATAGTTTGAAGTctttgttttcaaatttaaaaaactttgatCAAGTTAAAGATACAACGAATCCTGGTGATAATTTAGTATGTGAGTGttgtagaaataataatatcaaagaTAATTGTCGATATAAATTACCTTGCGGTCATATTATTTGTCGCAGCGCTCTATTGTcaagtaaaaatgataatttgtttAGTTGTAATGGGTGCAACGTCAGTTGCAAGACTAATGATATCGTTAAGGTGCATCttagttaa